One region of Ananas comosus cultivar F153 linkage group 9, ASM154086v1, whole genome shotgun sequence genomic DNA includes:
- the LOC109714762 gene encoding uncharacterized protein LOC109714762, protein MLGPHVLREAEEKVHLARRRLLIAQSRQKSYANKRQRDLEFAVGGCVFLTVSSMRGVRGFGVRGKLSSRYIGPYEVLEWIGAVAYRLALPSKLADVHNAFHVSNLHKYIHDPEHALLFDPPELQEDMNYEEFHVSILA, encoded by the coding sequence ATGTTAGGTCCCCATGTTTTGCgcgaagcggaggagaaagttcacCTCGCTCGCCGACGGTTGTTAATAGCGCAATcgaggcaaaagagctatgcaaATAAGCGCCagcgagatttggagttcgcggttggTGGCTGCGTCTTCTTAACGGTTTCATCTATGAGAGGTGTAAGAGGGTTTGGAGTAAGGGGAAAGTTAAGttcccgatacattggaccttaTGAGGTGTTAGAGTGGATTGGAGCAGTGGCATACCGACTTGCATTGCCGtcgaagcttgcggatgttcATAACGCGTTTCACGTCTCCAACCTTCACAAGTATATTCATGATCCCGAGCATGCTCTATTGTTTGACCcaccggaacttcaagaagacatgaACTATGAGGAGTTCCATGTATCTATTCTTGCTTGA